The Diceros bicornis minor isolate mBicDic1 chromosome 18, mDicBic1.mat.cur, whole genome shotgun sequence sequence TGCTCAAAGGTAGAAAGCAGCAGGAGCAACAAAAAAAGCTGACCTAAACAAGGCTGCCGGTCCAGGACATCTCtgttcccatcccccaggcctgcCAGAGGGCCTCTCAGGGGTCTGGGAGCTTGACGTTGTAATCTTCATCTGTCTCTATCCCAACTTCCTCCTGTGGGGCAAGGAGACAAGTGAACAAGTGCCTGGACGAAGACCCCAGGGGAGCAAGGGCGAGAGAGAGAATGACTTACAAAGAACTGCTTCTTGCTCTTGGGGTATCCTTCGAGGATTGCATCAGACAGCTCTGTTGCCTGACAAGAAACAAAACCACCCCTTTTCAGATGGGCAGTACTCAGCACTGCCTGATGGGTCCATGATATTGGGCAGCAGTTTCTCTGCTGGCTGCCATTTTCCAGGGCCTGCATTGGAGCTCCCATACCCTTACCATCCTCTTCCGCTTCCTCCACTCCTTGCAGTACTTCTGCCTCTCTCTGTACACCTAGAAAGGGGAAAGAGGTTCCTCTAACCCCTCAGTCCCACAGCAGCCACTGGGGTCAACCTTCATCCTCACTCTGGACATTGCTACCCCTCCCAGCTCACCTGCTCTTTCTCTTCTGGAGTCACATGGTTAGTGGCTGCTTTGATGTTCTTCAGTCTCTCTATGTAGCCAGCACATTCCTTCTTTAACTCCTGGATCTCTTTCTGCATCTCCGGTGTGGTCATGGCACTAGTTAACTCCTTCAGCTCTGAAACCACATCTCCCTGAGGTCACTTGCCACCCCCTGAGGAAGGTTCTATCTTTCCCAGTGGGTGCCCCAAGGTAGGAGACCAGGGGGGCTCTACCTTGCTCTGGTTTCTATACACAGGTTCCAGAATGAGTCTCATATTCTGGAAATGCTCAGGAGAGATTTAAGGCTTTTGGAATTATCATTTATTctagttttctttcctcttccatctACAAGTAGTGGGTAGGACGTGAGGTTGAGCAGACTGTTAGTTATAGCAAGTTAAAGAAGCAGGAATAGAAGTGTGGAAACAGGATACTGAAAACTGTGGTAGGGAAGTAAATGCACGTCTTGCCCACTTGTATTCAAAAGCcgttatatatttcttttaatgtaaTGCCTATGGCAGCCCAGCAAAGGGATCTTCACTGCAACAAGATAACGCTGCATTCAACAAATCATTCACTTCGTAATTCCTGACCTCCAGACTGACCCTGATGCTAGGGGCACCTTCCGGGGGGTTGCCCAGTCCTACCAGCCTCCATGTGGCGGCAACTCTGCTGCAAGCTCTGCACCTTAGCAGTGAGGGCCACGATTTTGGCATCCAGGGCTTGGAGGTCTGCATCACTCACCATGTCAAACTGGTCCTGCCAGAGACGAAGGGAAAAACAGATGTGGGCTGATGTGAGGCCCAGGATGGGAACCCACCTCTAGCAAGGCAACGTTCATATACATTGAAGAGCctgggggggccggcctggtggcgtagcggttaagtgcgcacgctccgctgtggcagcccagggttcggatcctgggtgcgcaccaccacaccacttgtcaagccatgcagtggtggcgtcccatctaaagtagaggaagatgggcacggatgttagcccagggccaatcttcctaggcaaaaaaaataaaggaggattggcatcgaatgttagctcagggctgatcttcctcaccaaaaaaaaaaaaaaaagaagaacctgGGACTGAGGGCCTGGGAAAATAGCAGAGGGCGCTTTTGGGAAATAATTCAGTTTACTACTGGTCTCAACAAAAAGGTATAAAAGAAAAGTGGAAACCTGATGCCTGTCCTCATGGGGCTTCTAGGTTGGCAGGATATACTGAATGGGACAGAAATATCTTTCAGTTTAGTGATAAAACCATTCACTGGGCTGAAGGAATAATGGCACATTCTTTTCCAAGGTGGTGATACCTAAATCACGGGTTTCCACAATACGAAGAATCTGGACAGGTGCAGAGGTATGGTGGGAGGTATTTTGCTTAGGGACTCCACTACAAGTCTGAGGAGCCCCTCCCAGGACAGACCGGTTGCTAGAAAAGGACAGTGTTGGGGTTCAGTGGGGGACTTGTCAGTGCGTGATGGGAAGCAAATTAGAAAGGATGTGAGGGCCGGCCTCATGAcctagcggtgaagtgcgcgcgctccactgctggcggcccgggctcggatcccgggcacacaccgacacaccgcttctccagccgtgctgaggccgcgtcccacatacagcaactagaaggatatgcagctatgacatacaactacctactggggctttgagggaaaaaataagtaaataaataaaattaaaaaaaaaaaagatgtgaatgTTGGGCTGGACAGTTTGGACTCGACATTAAGGCCAAGTAGACCTTAGAGCAGGAggcagcaaactacagcctgcaaGCCAAACCCTCCCGGATGCATGTTTTCGAAAACAAAAATGTAGTAAAACCCGGCCACACGCATTCGTttccatattgtctatggctgctctgcTCCACCATGGCAGACTTGAGTGGTCATGACAGCTGTGTAGCTGTGACAAGAGACCATCTGCCCTCAAATCATAAAAATGTtaactgtctggccctttacagaaaaaaatctgcCAACTTCTCCTTTAGGGGATCTTCAATAGAGCAGTAACATAATGAAACCTATTGTAGGAAAATTAGCCTTGACAGTGGCTTGGTTCAGTTAAACAAGTATATACAATGCTACTGGATGTGAGATACTGTGAGGGTGCTGAGTAAAGGAACATGAATGGTAAACGGTCTGCCCTAGAAGAGCTTCAGTTTAGCGAGGGAGACAAGTAAAAAAGCAATTATAATACAGCATGCCTCAAAAGAAGTAAGTGCctgggggctggctcagtggtgtaacggttaagtgcacgcgcccagggtttgcaggttccaatcccgggcgcgcactgatgcgctgcttgtcaagccatgctgtggcggcgtcccatataaagtggaggaagatggtcatgaatgttagcccagggccagtcttcctcagcaaaaagaggattggcatcagatgttagctcagggctgatcttcctctcacacacacacacacacacaaaggtaagCGCCTGAAGAAGAGGCAATTAGAGCATTCAGGGAAGGTGTCTAGAGAGAGTGATGCCTGAGTGAAATCCTAAAGGTTAAGAGTTAGctgggcagggccggccccgtggcttagcggttaagtgcgcgtgctccgctactggcggcccaggttcagatccgggcgcgcaacgacgcaccgcttatctggccatgctgagaccacgtcccacatacagcaactagagggatatgcaactatgacatacaactatctactggggctttggggaaaaaaaggaggaggattggcaatagatgttagctcagagccggtcttcctcagcaaaaagaggattagcatggatgttagctcagggctgatcttcctcacaaaaaaaaaaaaaaaaagcgttagCTGGGcaaagaggcagaggaggaagagactaAAAAActtcaggcagagggaggagaatgAGCACAGGACACAGGGATAAAACACATCTGAATGGTCGAGTATTGATGGATGGAGAAATAACAGGAATAGGTGAGGCTAGAGGCAGGCTGGGAACATCTCCCAGTGCCTTTACCTGTTCCAGGGAGCACCAGCATTTGAAGTAGGGAAATGGCATGACTAGATTTGTATTTACATAGATCATTCTGGCTGTAATTTAAGGTATGTTTGAGGAAGCCAGGAGACCTGTTAGGAGGATGTTGATGAGGAGTGCCTGAACTCCAGCAGTGATGGCAGATGGAAAGGAGAGGATGGATTCAGGGGAAAATCAGCTGGACTTGATGGCTGACTAGACATGTGAGGTAAGGGAAGTCCAGAACGACTGCCAAGTCTCTGGCTTGGGTGAAGAGTGATTCCTTAAGGGAGAAGAATTTGCGAGGAGCCGGTTTAGGGAGAGAGTTGAGGCATTCTACTTTGGCAATATTGATTCTGAAGAGTCTGAAAGGCATCCAAGTGGAGATATGGGCTGCAGACACTAAGTTGACATTGCGTGTATTTAGGGAAGGGGGTAGAGACAAGAAAATTGTTTGGCAGATGGTGGTTTTAATCTAGATGATTGGGAATAAAGCTTCCGAGTTTCTGTCATTAACTTGTTTCAAATCTGGAAATCTCATGCAGTTCAGATCATAGCAAGGGGAATACGCACTTTGGTTTAAAGGATGTCTGAGGCCCTTCTAATAGCATAAGACATGTGACTTTCATGGGGTGCCTCAATTCTCCCAAAGAGTTGTCACTAGGGGCTGATTCACCTAACGTCGGGCTCTCGCACGGGTGATAATCTGCGCAGGTTTCCCTCACCTGGTCCGCAAAATAGATCTTCTGCTTGCCGTACATCTTCTCTTTGATCTTGCCCTGCTGGGCCAGCTGCTCCAGCGCCTTCACCACCGCCTGGCagaagggagggggcagggcaaTCGGAGGCGTCACTTCGGGCCGGGCAGGGGGAATTTCAGCGATGCGGGGCGCGCCTGACATGCTTCAGGAAGCCCCAGGCTAGAATGGCAGCCTCGAGAGAGCAGGACCCCAGGCTGATTCGAGGGGGTGCCAAAGGAGGAATCCCAGGAGAGGGTCCTCACCGCCTTGCCCAGTCCGTGTTCCCGCTGCAGGTTCCCGAACACGTCCTGGGCGCTGTAGGGCCGGTTCTGCTCCTGCAGGTACCTCAGGAGAATGCCGGGGGCTACCGAGAGAGATGAGGCAAGGGAGGGGTCACTCCGCCGACCCCTCGCCCGCTCCCTTCCCGGGGCTCCCCCGCACCCACGGCCCGGTCACCTCCCGCCGCAGCTTCTGCCCGGCCTTTGCTCATGGCCTTTCCCGCCGCCAAACTCCGAAAACGGGACGTTGCTGTTGCTCGCGGCAACGGCTCCTTCCGGCGCCGGGAAGGGCGGGCCTCAGGCAGTGATTGGCGGAAGGGGAAGTCTTCGCGAGGAACGAATCGACACTTCTCGGACACCGTAGTGCATTTCGGCTTGGAACTCGGGCGGTGTGTCCGACCCTCTGGCGCCCGGATCTCTGCGGAGGAGGCGGGGCGCTCGCTTCGAACCTCTCCGTTCCTCCCCCTCGCAACGAAGGTTGTCGTAAATCACGCCTTGAAGTTTCGAGACCCAGTTCCAGCGGCAGTTGAGTACTCGTGACCTTGAGCTGGGCTGTGTTGGAACGGGAAGAAACCGCAGGATCAACCCCCGCTGGGCAAGCGActagctcaaggtcacagagctagttacCGACGGGGACGTGTCCTATCCCACGGTCCAATGCTCTTTTCGTCGGTTAGTCTCATCATTTGTAAAACAGGAACAAGAAATACTCGCAGGAGGGTGGTTGTGAAGACTGAAGCAAGCGCAGGAGCCCTGGGAAGAGCATACCACCACCCCTCTTTGCCCGCTACCGAGCTTCGCACACAGGGGGCGCTCCGCACCTGCTGTGGTTTGAACACCCAGGAACGGTAGGGTTGGGATGGGGCTACTCTTAAGCCACAAAGCTTGTAGAAAAGTTTCCTGTTGGCCGAGTCAATCTTATGTCAACACCTGGCAGGTGCTTTCCACTCCTACCCACAGTGGCCAATGGGACAAAGCCTGAAATAAGTATTTCTAGTTTCTGAGGTCAGCTGAAGGCCAAAGAGCAGCTGTCCCTACAGCTCAAACCGTCCAGAGGAGGATGGTGCTACTTTTTAAAGCCTTCTGTTTACCTAAAATCTCATTAGCCTTTGAAACGTGTACTTGTCATCACACGTTTAGGGGACACTATTAAGAATTAGAAATGATAGAACTGCAAGCTAGATGCCAGCCAAAAGTGCCAGTTATGCTTATGTCTGGGCTCTCCTGGGGAGGGGAAGTGGCCTCATACTCTGGTGATTGTGCTGGCCACCACAAAGGAAAAGTAGGGGATGGGCAGGTGGTCCCTCACGCCTGGGCTTCCTCTTCTGAGGCTTCAAATTAATCGCATCTCAGATTAACAAGAGACCTATCAAGGGTAGGACACCATTCAACATCAGTCTCTTAAAGATTGTTCTCATACAAGATTTATTCCCCAGTACCCCTcccactcccatccccaccccaattCACAGTGGAGGACTAAGGAGATTCAGAGCAGGATCCCCCAGGTACAAGAAACACCTTCCAAAGATTttgctctccttccttccctccctcttgccaACTCCAAGGCCTGAAGCTACACACACTCATGCAAACACACAAAATCCCACTCCCTTCCCACACCTCCCATTTTTTTTCCGCATCAGAGCTCACCTGTAAGACATCTGGGCTCTAAGACAGAAGGTGTCCAAAGTCTGTTTGAGAATTCTAAAATGGGGAGACGCCATTACCCCTAACCTTCACACAAAGGTAAGTGACTATGAAACAGGCACCTAGCTCCTCTCCCTTCTCACTGTTAACTGTTTTCATTCCCTGGCCTCTACCTTGTCCATCAACCAAGAGCAAACATGTTAGCACACTCCCACCCGCAGCACATGAAAACGGGCTCTGTCCAACATCCCTCACCCAGGCATGGGGGTGTTGGGGAAGTGGTCCCTGAGGATCAGCAAAGGGTTAATGCAGAGGGAAAGAGGATAGAAGAGTTTGGCTTGAGCTCTGattgaggaggcagagagaggctgTAGGCTGGCATAGGTTTAGAACTAATTACCTTTTTAGTTTTTGTCTCACATGATTTTACTAGGGGCAGTAGAAGAGATACCCCTTAGAGGGGTGTCTGCAGATTATACACACTTTCTTGCTAACTGGGCTCATCCTTAAAAGAGGCCCTGCCAAGTTGGGAAGCAGctgaaaataaaagtattaaagGAGCTGAAGAGGGAGTAAGAACAGCTGGTGCAAGAAGAGGTGGTGGCTCCTTGGATGAATGCCGCTGAGCCATTTGTAAAGTGCTACTTTGACATCCCCCAGGGAATTATTGCTTCTCCAAAGGAGGAGCAGGGGAAGGAACAGGAACATGGAAATGGGTATGGTATGGTATTGCTTTGCTTGTTGCTCAGGCTGATGGTCAAATGGAGCCAGGGGTTAGCAGCACCAAAGATAACCAGGCAGCTCCAGAAGACTCAGTGAGACCATGAGATATAGAAGCACTCACCCTCCCAGCCAGCTGACCCACGGCCCAAGGTAATGTAGAAGAGGCCTACCCCCACATTGTGTTCAAGTTTCTTAAATTTCACAAGTGATATTTTGGAGCACAGGGGGTTAGCCCTCAAGAAATGAGAAtgggctggggcagagggagcaggcCTGCTCTGCAGAACCAAAGTGCAAGCTTGcttagaaaaagacaaatcaa is a genomic window containing:
- the PSMC3IP gene encoding homologous-pairing protein 2 homolog isoform X2, which produces MSKGRAEAAAGAPGILLRYLQEQNRPYSAQDVFGNLQREHGLGKAAVVKALEQLAQQGKIKEKMYGKQKIYFADQDQFDMVSDADLQALDAKIVALTAKVQSLQQSCRHMEAELKELTSAMTTPEMQKEIQELKKECAGYIERLKNIKAATNHVTPEEKEQVYRERQKYCKEWRKRKRMATELSDAILEGYPKSKKQFFEEVGIETDEDYNVKLPDP
- the PSMC3IP gene encoding homologous-pairing protein 2 homolog isoform X1, with the protein product MSKGRAEAAAGAPGILLRYLQEQNRPYSAQDVFGNLQREHGLGKAAVVKALEQLAQQGKIKEKMYGKQKIYFADQDQFDMVSDADLQALDAKIVALTAKVQSLQQSCRHMEAELKELTSAMTTPEMQKEIQELKKECAGYIERLKNIKAATNHVTPEEKEQVYRERQKYCKEWRKRKRMATELSDAILEGYPKSKKQFFVSHSLSRPCSPGVFVQALVHLSPCPTGGSWDRDR